One Bacteroidota bacterium genomic window, AGTTTAAAAGTATTGCACTCCCTTCGAGATCTGAAACCTCGCTTACGTGTACAATTTTTATTCAAAACCTAATGACAGAACAAAATGAAAAAAAATAATTTTCTGATTTTGTTGGCATTAATTTTTTTTAGCTGTGTGGCAGCGTATGAAATAGATATATCCCGGAGGAAAGTCGTCCTGCTTGCACCGGTCAACAATCTGAGTACAACTGAACCAATGCATACTTTTTACTGGGCCCTGGTCGACGGTGCAGGTCAATATCAATTGCAGATAGTTTCGCCCAGGTTTGATTCAATTGTGCGCCTGGTGGTCGATACTACATTGGATAGAAATACTTTCCCGATCGTTTTAGCCATCGGAACTTATCAATGGCGGGTAAGAGCAAAGAACAGTGCTTATAATTCTGAATTTAGTGATGTCTGGAATCTCATAATTCAATAACGGGTTAATGAATCCCAAAAAAATACGATATTATCTTTTAGCAGGAGTTCTGACAATATGGGGCCTGATCATCTTCAGGATCGTAAAAGGATTAGATCAGGATGCTGCCATGCCGCCTGTGAAAAAAATAATTGCAAAACTCAAACTTGACGATCCACAGGACAGCTTTACTTTATTTGCCAATTATCCTGACCCATTCATAAAAGCAAATGATGATAATGGAAGATCAGGGGCAAACGCTGAGATCCCATTTCAAAATAACCCTGTTACTAATATTAGACCTGTACTTGAAAAACCTCGATACGATTTCAGCACGGTGGTTTACAGGGGCATGATCAATAACCAGGTAACAAAAAAGAAAATTGCCTTTATTTCGGTGGCAGGTAAAGATTATACTGTCAAAGAAGGTGATATAATTGAATCGCTAAAGATCAGGAAGATAACTGGCACACAAATAATAGTTTTTGCAGAGGGAAAATCATCTTCTATTATGCTGAAAAAATAATAAGTTTTGTATATTACTTCAAAGATTTTCCAGGCAAAATGAACCTGAAAATACCATTTACTATACTGCTTTTAATATTAAATCTTTATTCCATTTCACAACAATGGAATAACTGGTATTTTGGCGCGAGGGCAGGTATTACCTTTAATTCCGGCAGCCCTGTTGTGATAACCAATAGTTTTATGAATGCTAGTGAAGGCTGTGCCACGGTGAGCAATAGTGCAGGTAGCATTCTTTTCTATACGGATGGAATAAAAGTCTGGGACCGGACAAATAATTTCATGCCTAATGGAACGAATTTGTTTGGGCATGGTTCGACAACCCATGCAGCCATCGTTGTCCCGAAACCAAGAGATACGAATCGTTATTATGTTTTTACAGCTGATGCTGCTGATCATGATTTTACAAATGGATATCGTTATTCAGAAGTAGATATGACATTGAATGGTGGTCTGGGAGATGTAACGGCAAACAGGAATGTACTTCTCTACACCCCATGCACTGAAAAACTGGCTGCTGTAAGACATCCCAACGGAATTGACTATTGGGTCATTACCAAAGAATGGAATAATAATCGTTACCGGGTGTATAAGATTGATTGTGGCGGGATCAATACAACACCTATAATTTCAGATGTGGGTGTGATCCATGGGGGTACAACACAACCATATTTTGGTGGTATTGGCACGATCAAAGTATCACCTGACGGAAGAAAAATAGCTGCGGCCATAACAGGAGGACCTGGTTGTGGTGTACAAATATTGGATTTTAATACAGCTACGGGACAGCTCTCCAACCCGGTATTCCTGACTGGTTATTTTGAGCCGGCCCTGCGTCCTTATGGTGTTGAGTTTTCACCCAATTCCTCTCTGCTATATGTCAGTTCAGGTAACAATAAAGATGTATTTCAATATGACCTGTCATCCAATAATGAGACCACCATCAATGCATCGAAGTATACAACCATCACCAATGACTTTCACAATGCCATGCAACTCGGCCCCGATAATAAGATTTATGTCACAGATTTTTTTTCGGATCATTTGAGTGTTATTAATAACCCCGATGTTTATGGAGTAGGGATGAATTTTGCCGAAGCGGTGATTGCATTAAATGGTCGTCTTTGTTTTGCAGGGTTGCCTGCGATCATCGGAAATTCAACTGCAGCGCCACTGCCTCCTATTGATTTTACTTACTCGTTCATTAATTGTTACGTGCAATTCTCGGGAACTACCAATGGATTATCGGGCACCTTTAGATGGCATTGGGATTTTGGAGATGGTGTTACGGACACATTTCAAACTGTAAGACATTCGTACAGGGGTTCGGGTAGTTATAATGTACAGCTTACAGTTTATTCAACCAGTCCTTGCGGTGTCAGTGATACATTTCGAATATCAAAACCTGTTATTATCAATAATGTTTTCTCTGTCGATTTTTTGAATACAGGGAATTGTGCAAACCAGATTTATCAATTCACAGATAATACAGTTTTGAATACAGGTGCAATAACAGGTTATAGCTGGGATTTTGGTGACGGGAATAATTCGGTTCAGCAAAGCCCGGCACATAGCTATGCTAGTCCGGGTGTCTTTACGGTGAAGTTTGTGGTTTCAACGAGTGGTGTTTGTCGCGCCGATAGTATTGAAAAGACAATCTTTGTTGATACGAGACCTGTCGTTGATTTTAGCTTCGTTGGTGGATGTAAAGACTCAGCGATACTATTGACCGATGCGTCAAGCAATGCAACTGGCGGCGTTGCACAATGGACCTGGGACTTTGGAAATGGAAACACTTCAACTATTCAAAACCCTACTGCTAATTATTCTATTCCTGGCAATTTTAATGTGACACTTACAGCAATATCTCAGCATGGGTGCCGGGGCTCGTTAATAAAACCAATCAGCATCGAAAGTGCCCCGACTGCAGACTATAGTTTTAATACCGTGTGCCTTGGCAAACCAGTAACGTTTACTGATAACTCAACAAACAGTTTAGGAAATATAATAAGTTGGCAATGGAATTTTGGAGACAATTCGGGTTCGACACTTCGAAATCCTGTTCATTCTTTTATGCAAGAAGGAGATTTCCCAGTAACGTTAATTGCCTCAACACAAAATGGATGCAATTCTATCAGTCATCTGGAAACTTTGATCGTAAGGCAGGCGATCGCCAATGCAGGCAGAGATACTATTGCTGTATATAATGAGCCCATTCAGTTGAATGGATCCGGAGGTGCAAACTATCAATGGTCCCCTTCTGCATTTTTGAATAATTCAAATATCGCTAATCCAGTTGCGACGCTTACGAATGACCAGGTATTTAGTTTAAACATTACAACAGCGCAGGGTTGTACAGGAACTGATAACGTATCCATTACTGTGGTTAAAACATTTGATATATATGTGCCTTCTGGTTTTACTCCCAATGGTGATGGAAAGAATGAATTGCTTCAACCTTATCCTCTTGGGATAAGAGAGATGGAGTATTTCAGGATCTTCAACCGATGGGGACAGATGGTATTTGCAAGTAAGAACTCGAGTGATGGTTGGAATGGGAAGCTGAATGGCATCAATCAACCAGTTGGTGTGTATGTGTGGATCATTAATGCAATTGATATCGCAGGAAAGCGGGTTGAAAGAAAAGGCACCTCAGTGCTGATCCGATAATTCAATTCTTGCTGGCATTGCCTAGTCTATAACACAATAAATCTCCAATATAAATATCATTAGACTAAAACAAAGCTATTTGCCTTTAAATTCTGGTACCATAAAATAAAATGGCCCATAAAATAAAACACTGTCTATTTCAATGCTATTTTTAGTTTTCACAAATTCAATTTCAATTAAACCTTTAACCTCTTGATCTGTTTTAAAGTTGATGGTATTAAGAGTCAGCTTTTCTTTAATAGGGGTCCAATCACTATTTGGCATTTTACTCTCGGTAAAATTGGATATAAAATAGCCATCAAAAATTTTTAGTGACAGCAAATAGTCTTTAAGAGCATTGCTTCGAAGCTCAATTATTGTAGTATCCTTATTTACCATTCCGATACATCGGTTTAATCCAAACCTTTTGTCAAATTTATCTGCTACAAAAGCATTCACGACCTTTTTCACTTTGGGGTCCTCCACATTTGTAACCTCTGAAATCAATGAATCATTTCGATAAACCTGTAAAGAGGAAACACTTTCAGAATATGCCTTTGATTTAAAGAATTCGTCTTCCAAATTTGGATCGACCTTCACCTTATTTAAATTCTCTTTATTACTAATCTGCGCACAAGAAAAGTTGATAACCCAGCAAAGGATTGTCATGCTTAGTATTAATTTTCTCATTTTATATGGTTTTCATTTGTTATTAAAAGGTTTTAGGAAGAAATACCTCTCTAAGATACTGTGAAAAAGAATTATTTGGATTCGACATTTCAGGATTTTGAGAATAAATATTTACTTCCCACTGGTTAGCGAGATAATATACCATTGCCGCTTTTGGACGTGCACGCATTGGTATAATTGGGCTAGTGATGGTCCCCCAATGGTCAATGGTCAAATAACTTCCAAGACTTCCATGCGTTAAGCTAAACTTTGTACTCACCTTATCACTAAATTTATAACCATCATTATAAAAGGAAAGAGGTTGAATATGCCATCCAGTTCCCGCTACACTAATAGTCTTAGGATCAATAAACAAACCATCGCCTAAGACTTTTCCATCGCCGATAACAGGATAGCTTTCCGTTTCATAGTTTACATGCAGTTCATATTTTTGAGATATTTGTGACTCCCATGCGCCGTCTCCCCATAATTTTATCTCGTAGTTTACGAAATATTTAATAGTCCATTTTCTTCTATTAATATATCCTGTTTCATTCAGGCTTGAATTACCAGATTGATGATTTATAGTAAGGGAGTAAAGACTAGCCCCTACAAAACTTCCGTTAT contains:
- a CDS encoding PKD domain-containing protein translates to MNLKIPFTILLLILNLYSISQQWNNWYFGARAGITFNSGSPVVITNSFMNASEGCATVSNSAGSILFYTDGIKVWDRTNNFMPNGTNLFGHGSTTHAAIVVPKPRDTNRYYVFTADAADHDFTNGYRYSEVDMTLNGGLGDVTANRNVLLYTPCTEKLAAVRHPNGIDYWVITKEWNNNRYRVYKIDCGGINTTPIISDVGVIHGGTTQPYFGGIGTIKVSPDGRKIAAAITGGPGCGVQILDFNTATGQLSNPVFLTGYFEPALRPYGVEFSPNSSLLYVSSGNNKDVFQYDLSSNNETTINASKYTTITNDFHNAMQLGPDNKIYVTDFFSDHLSVINNPDVYGVGMNFAEAVIALNGRLCFAGLPAIIGNSTAAPLPPIDFTYSFINCYVQFSGTTNGLSGTFRWHWDFGDGVTDTFQTVRHSYRGSGSYNVQLTVYSTSPCGVSDTFRISKPVIINNVFSVDFLNTGNCANQIYQFTDNTVLNTGAITGYSWDFGDGNNSVQQSPAHSYASPGVFTVKFVVSTSGVCRADSIEKTIFVDTRPVVDFSFVGGCKDSAILLTDASSNATGGVAQWTWDFGNGNTSTIQNPTANYSIPGNFNVTLTAISQHGCRGSLIKPISIESAPTADYSFNTVCLGKPVTFTDNSTNSLGNIISWQWNFGDNSGSTLRNPVHSFMQEGDFPVTLIASTQNGCNSISHLETLIVRQAIANAGRDTIAVYNEPIQLNGSGGANYQWSPSAFLNNSNIANPVATLTNDQVFSLNITTAQGCTGTDNVSITVVKTFDIYVPSGFTPNGDGKNELLQPYPLGIREMEYFRIFNRWGQMVFASKNSSDGWNGKLNGINQPVGVYVWIINAIDIAGKRVERKGTSVLIR